In the Chryseobacterium sp. MYb264 genome, one interval contains:
- a CDS encoding metallophosphoesterase, whose product MNLSFKTHLKNTSIVLRVVLSAGVLYSCATYNVKKGKNLSEVEKFDIPSENDFKIFLIGDAGNSDEPQAQNTLNFLRSKLDSADKNSMLIFLGDNIYPGGMPKESSKEYALAKQKLENQLDITKNFKGKTVVIPGNHDWYQGLNGLKAQEDFVKNYFNDKKAFLPKNSCGIDDINLTKDIKLIVIDTEWALANWDKYPGINKNCDIKTREDLFTEFKDLINKNQDKKIIVALHHPIISSGTHAGYNSAKTHLFPFKGKIPAPAIATTINILRNASGANPQDINNQHYADLAGRLKSIVQDKDHIIFVSGHDHNLQYHQERNIRQIISGAGSQTDPATIAEDTDFSYGGSGFAVLNIRKDQSADVEYFSTKDNTFEKLAQIKVFDKPKKFINDFPSSIPSHVSSTIYPKKLTEKGGFYTWLWGEHYRKYYGMPIDLPTADIATLDGGYTPFREGGGNQSNSLRLKAQDGQEFVMRGVKKSAVRFLNNVAFKKSTFGNELNNTFPEKFLLDFYTTNHPFTPFSVGNLADKVNLFHSNPRLYYIPKQKALGEYNEHYGDEMYMIEERFSTDPKTLASLGNAKDIVSTDDVLKNLNKSYKYSIDQESYIRARIFDMLIGDWDRHSDQWKWAEYQDGDKVIYKPIPRDRDQAFSKYDGAAFKLIMNIPAIRHMKSFKDDIKSVKWLAMEPYPLDLIFLKGSTEPEWIEQAKYIQDHLSDQDIDEAFDNLPKEVRDETIADIQRKLKARKLKLQTYASQYFDVLQEKVPLTGTVHPDKFVITKTGNTVNVKQYKLDKKQENPELVFEKTYDDSKTKELWIYGLEDDDIYDVSGDGKPKMTIRLIGGYNHDTYNVTNGSKVKIYDFKSQKNTYNTHGVTKNISDDYDINTYNYKHPKYNFFAGYPSLDFNPDDGVIVGLLGSYTVNNFIRDPFTQRHTLKVNFYTATAGFNAAYKGIFKKAIWGWDFNVDALYSTPRFSENFFGLSNESPYDKQETKREYNRARISKIYFSPSISRKSWGNIENTFQLNFENNKVQRKGNRFVDVSQDVNPEVFNNQYFGGANYTFGYKNLDNTAFPTLGMEFLANLQWKTNLSNLDKNFFALQGTFTIDHRIDPRGNFVFANSSNGMWISNNNFEFYQAASIGGNNGMRAFRNDRFSGRSYLTNNSEIRWDFGRVRNNIVPANMGILIGYDFGRVWNDGEYSKKWHQSVGGGVWLSVVEMFSARLNYFYGSDGGRISAALGMTF is encoded by the coding sequence ATGAATTTATCCTTTAAAACTCATCTAAAAAATACTTCTATTGTCCTTAGAGTAGTATTGTCTGCCGGAGTTCTGTATTCCTGCGCAACCTATAACGTAAAAAAGGGTAAAAACTTATCTGAAGTAGAAAAATTTGATATCCCATCTGAAAATGACTTTAAAATTTTCCTTATCGGTGATGCCGGTAATTCGGACGAGCCCCAAGCTCAGAATACCCTGAATTTTTTGCGCTCGAAGCTGGATTCTGCCGATAAAAATTCTATGCTGATCTTTTTGGGAGATAATATCTATCCCGGCGGAATGCCCAAAGAATCCAGCAAAGAGTATGCATTGGCAAAGCAAAAACTGGAAAATCAGCTCGATATTACTAAAAATTTCAAAGGTAAAACAGTTGTCATTCCCGGAAATCACGACTGGTATCAAGGGTTGAACGGTTTAAAGGCTCAGGAAGATTTCGTTAAAAATTATTTTAATGATAAAAAGGCTTTTCTTCCCAAAAATTCATGCGGAATTGATGATATCAACTTAACAAAAGATATTAAATTAATCGTTATTGATACCGAATGGGCACTCGCCAATTGGGACAAATATCCGGGAATCAATAAAAACTGCGACATCAAGACCCGCGAAGATCTTTTCACTGAATTTAAAGATTTAATTAATAAAAATCAGGATAAAAAAATTATCGTAGCCCTTCATCATCCGATTATCAGCAGCGGAACTCATGCAGGCTATAATTCTGCAAAAACTCATCTTTTTCCTTTTAAGGGTAAAATTCCGGCTCCGGCAATTGCTACGACGATCAATATTTTGAGAAACGCTTCAGGAGCCAATCCACAGGATATTAACAATCAACATTACGCCGATCTTGCCGGAAGATTAAAAAGTATAGTTCAGGATAAAGACCATATTATTTTTGTTTCCGGACACGATCATAATCTGCAATATCATCAGGAAAGAAATATCAGACAAATCATTAGCGGTGCAGGCTCACAAACGGATCCGGCGACGATTGCAGAAGATACTGATTTCTCTTACGGAGGAAGCGGTTTTGCTGTTTTAAATATCAGAAAAGATCAAAGTGCCGATGTAGAATATTTTTCTACAAAAGACAATACATTCGAAAAATTAGCTCAGATAAAAGTGTTTGATAAGCCCAAAAAGTTCATCAATGATTTTCCAAGCTCAATTCCTTCTCATGTTTCATCCACCATTTATCCTAAAAAATTAACGGAAAAAGGAGGATTTTACACTTGGCTGTGGGGCGAACATTACCGAAAATATTACGGAATGCCCATCGATCTGCCAACCGCTGATATTGCCACACTGGATGGCGGTTATACACCTTTCCGTGAAGGTGGTGGCAACCAGTCTAACAGTTTGAGATTAAAAGCACAGGACGGACAGGAATTTGTGATGCGAGGGGTAAAAAAAAGCGCGGTTCGTTTTCTTAACAATGTCGCTTTCAAAAAAAGTACCTTCGGAAATGAACTGAACAATACGTTTCCTGAAAAGTTCTTGCTTGATTTTTATACAACCAATCATCCTTTTACGCCTTTTTCAGTAGGAAATCTGGCGGATAAAGTGAATCTTTTCCACAGCAACCCAAGATTATATTATATCCCGAAGCAAAAGGCTTTGGGAGAATATAACGAGCATTACGGAGACGAAATGTATATGATCGAAGAACGTTTTTCTACAGATCCGAAAACACTGGCATCATTAGGCAATGCAAAAGATATTGTTTCTACAGATGATGTTTTGAAAAACCTGAATAAAAGTTATAAATATTCCATCGATCAGGAATCATACATCCGCGCCCGAATCTTTGATATGTTAATCGGAGATTGGGACAGGCATTCTGACCAATGGAAATGGGCAGAATATCAGGATGGCGACAAAGTCATTTATAAACCGATCCCGCGGGACCGGGATCAGGCATTCAGTAAATATGACGGTGCTGCTTTTAAGCTCATTATGAACATTCCTGCGATTCGACATATGAAGTCCTTTAAAGACGATATTAAAAGCGTAAAATGGCTGGCGATGGAACCTTATCCTTTGGATTTGATTTTTTTAAAAGGCTCTACAGAACCCGAATGGATAGAGCAGGCAAAATATATTCAGGATCATCTTAGTGATCAAGATATTGATGAAGCTTTTGACAACCTGCCGAAAGAAGTAAGAGATGAAACAATTGCTGATATTCAGAGAAAATTAAAAGCCCGAAAACTTAAATTACAGACCTATGCAAGTCAATATTTTGATGTTTTACAGGAAAAAGTTCCGCTAACGGGAACAGTACATCCGGATAAATTTGTAATTACAAAGACAGGAAATACGGTGAATGTAAAACAATATAAATTAGATAAAAAACAGGAGAACCCCGAATTGGTATTTGAAAAAACATACGATGATTCTAAAACCAAAGAGCTTTGGATCTACGGTTTGGAAGATGATGATATTTACGATGTTTCAGGAGATGGAAAACCTAAAATGACCATCCGACTGATTGGAGGGTATAATCATGACACTTATAATGTTACCAATGGCAGTAAAGTTAAAATTTACGACTTTAAATCTCAGAAAAACACGTACAACACACACGGAGTCACGAAAAACATCTCTGATGACTATGATATTAATACCTATAACTATAAACATCCGAAATACAACTTCTTTGCGGGCTATCCCAGTTTAGATTTTAATCCCGATGATGGTGTGATTGTAGGTTTACTGGGATCTTATACTGTCAATAACTTTATCCGCGACCCTTTTACCCAAAGACATACGCTAAAGGTTAATTTTTATACAGCAACCGCAGGATTCAACGCAGCGTATAAAGGAATTTTCAAGAAAGCGATCTGGGGCTGGGACTTTAATGTAGATGCACTCTACAGTACCCCCCGATTTTCCGAAAACTTCTTCGGATTATCAAACGAAAGTCCGTATGACAAGCAGGAAACAAAACGGGAATACAACAGAGCCAGAATTTCGAAGATCTATTTTTCACCGTCTATTTCAAGAAAAAGCTGGGGAAATATTGAGAATACATTTCAACTGAATTTTGAAAATAATAAAGTTCAGCGAAAAGGAAACCGCTTTGTAGATGTTTCGCAAGATGTAAATCCTGAGGTATTCAATAATCAGTATTTTGGAGGTGCCAACTACACTTTTGGGTATAAAAATCTTGACAATACCGCCTTTCCGACTTTGGGTATGGAATTTTTGGCCAATCTGCAATGGAAAACCAATCTGTCCAATCTGGATAAAAACTTTTTTGCACTCCAGGGAACCTTTACCATTGATCACAGAATTGATCCTAGAGGAAATTTCGTTTTTGCGAATTCCAGCAACGGTATGTGGATCAGCAATAATAATTTTGAATTTTATCAGGCCGCGAGCATTGGCGGAAACAATGGAATGAGAGCTTTCAGAAACGACAGATTTTCAGGAAGGTCTTACTTGACCAACAACTCGGAAATTCGTTGGGATTTCGGAAGAGTAAGAAATAATATTGTTCCTGCCAATATGGGAATCTTGATTGGCTATGATTTCGGGAGAGTCTGGAATGATGGAGAATATTCCAAAAAATGGCATCAATCTGTGGGTGGAGGAGTTTGGCTAAGCGTTGTAGAAATGTTCTCGGCAAGATTAAACTATTTCTATGGCTCAGACGGCGGAAGAATTTCGGCAGCTTTAGGAATGACGTTTTAA